From the genome of Candidatus Deferrimicrobiaceae bacterium, one region includes:
- a CDS encoding GTP-binding protein — translation MSKQKFERTKPHVNIGTIGHVDHGKTTLTAAITKVLASKGWADFVA, via the coding sequence ATGTCCAAGCAGAAGTTCGAACGCACCAAGCCCCACGTCAACATCGGCACGATCGGTCACGTCGACCACGGCAAGACGACCCTTACGGCCGCGATCACCAAGGTGTTGGCCAGCAAGGGTTGGGCCGACTTCGTGGCG